One segment of Panulirus ornatus isolate Po-2019 chromosome 33, ASM3632096v1, whole genome shotgun sequence DNA contains the following:
- the LOC139759691 gene encoding N(4)-(Beta-N-acetylglucosaminyl)-L-asparaginase-like: MGRKSAGFVFVLALVTRAAPTAQVSLPIAISTWNFPNATAEAWKTFQRDNGSAVDAVERGCGSCEESPHLCRNSVGFGGRPDGNGETTLDAMIMDGSVHEVGAVGALRRVKNAISVARMVMEHTDHTLLAGEQATEFALQMGFKEEILTTKQSLETHEKWIDESCQPNKWKNVEPDPTTSCGPYRPLNPRSLKLSQDCNDKAVDIDNHDTIGMIAIDQDGNICAGTSTNGLRNKIPGRVGDSPIPGSGAYVDKFVGAAVATGNGDVMMRFMPTLMAVESMRSGLPPDEAAKAALKRIVYFYPSFRGALIAVKFNGEYGASCYGYSTFPYTVVNSESQSVTLMTVNCFA; encoded by the exons ATGGGACGAAAATCAGCTGGATTCGTGTTCGTATTGGCTCTGGTCACCAGGGCGGCGCCAACTGCACAAGTATCACTGCCAATAGCAATTTCCACTTGGAATTTCCCAAACGCTACAGCAGAGG CTTGGAAAACCTTCCAGAGGGATAATGGCTCTGCTGTAGATGCTGTTGAGAGAGGCTGTGGCTCCTGCGAAGAGTCACCACATCTGTGTCGCAACTCGGTCGGCTTCGGTGGCAGACCTGATGGAAATGGAGAGACCACATTGGACGCAATGATCATGGATGG GTCAGTGCATGAAGTGGGCGCAGTTGGTGCATTGCGAAGAGTGAAGAACGCCATATCGGTCGCGCGGATGGTGATGGAACACACAGACCACACGCTGCTGGCGGGGGAGCAGGCCACAGAGTTCGCCCTCCAAATGGGATTTAAGGAAGAAATTCTAACAACTAAGCAATCACTGGAAACACATGAAAAGTGGATTGATGAATCATGTCAGCCAAACAAGTGGAAGAACGTAGAACCAGACCCAACCACTTCATGTGGACCTTACCGTCCACTAAACCCAAGGAGTTTGAAGTTGAGTCAAGATTGTAACGATAAAGCAGTTGATATTGACAACCATGATACTATTGGAATGATAGCTATAGATCAAGATGGCAATATTTGTGCAGGAACCTCGACTAATGGTCTCAGAAACAAGATCCCTGGGAGGGTTGGCGACTCGCCCATCCCAGGCAGTGGAGCCTACGTTGATAAGTTTGTAGGAGCTGCTGTAGCCACTGGTAATGGAGATGTAATGATGCGTTTTATGCCAACATTGATGGCTGTAGAGTCGATGCGTTCCGGCCTACCACCTGATGAAGCTGCTAAAGCAGCTTTAAAGAGAATTGTTTATTTCTATCCATCTTTTAGAGGTGCTCTTATAGCAGTGAAATTTAACGGGGAATACGGTGCGTCTTGCTATGGCTACTCTACCTTCCCGTACACAGTAGTCAACTCGGAATCACAGTCAGTGACTCTGATGACAGTAAATTGCTTTGCATAA
- the LOC139759585 gene encoding N(4)-(Beta-N-acetylglucosaminyl)-L-asparaginase-like yields the protein MRIKPWMYLCFVIHFTTSLHAEGLFPFVINTWSFTNATEKAWTILYEEGGSALDAVEKGCTVCEELQCDGSVGFGGSPDENGETTLDAMIMDGKTHDVGAVGSLRRVKSAISVARKVMEHTTHTLLVGDQATKFALMMGFQEENLTTSASAELYDKWVKGSCQPNYWKNVMPDPETSCGPYHPVDIKGNEVSCSIKDEGENSYIWNHDTIGMIAIDSKGHIAGGTSTNGASHKVPGRVGDSPIPGSGAYVDKFVGGAAATGDGDVMMRFMPALLTVEGMRSGLTPHKAAEKALWQIVSYYPDFMGAIVATSINGKYGAACHGLDKFPYAVANPELQSVTVMSVPCISVGKYFT from the exons ATGAGAATCAAACCATGGATGTATTTGTGTTTTGTGATTCACTTCACTACTTCACTGCATGCAGAAGGCTTGTTTCCATTTGTAATAAACACTTGGTCTTTTACAAATGCCACTGAAAAAG CATGGACCATATTGTATGAAGAGGGTGGCTCAGCACTAGATGCTGTTGAGAAAGGATGCACAGTATGTGAAGAATTACAGTGTGatggttcagtagggtttggtGGCAGCCCTGATGAAAATGGAGAAACCACCTTGGATGCTATGATAATGGATGG GAAAACGCATGATGTTGGAGCGGTTGGTTCATTACGAAGAGTGAAGAGTGCCATCTCAGTTGCACGTAAAGTGATGGAACACACTACTCACACTTTACTTGTGGGAGACCAAGCAACAAAGTTTGCTCTTATGATGGGTTTTCAAGAGGAAAACTTGACAACTAGTGCTTCTGCTGAACTGTATGACAAGTGGGTGAAAGGGTCATGTCAGCCAAATTACTGGAAAAATGTAATGCCAGACCCAGAAACTTCATGTGGACCTTACCATCCAGTAGATATCAAAGGAAATGAGGTTTCATGCTCTATAAAAGATGAAGGGGAAAATTCTTATATTTGGAACCATGATACTATAGGAATGATAGCTATAGATTCAAAAGGGCATATAGCTGGTGGGACATCAACTAATGGTGCCAGTCATAAGGTACCTGGGAGGGTCGGAGACTCACCAATTCCAGGTAGTGGTGCATATGTTGATAAATTTGTAGGAGGTGCTGCAGCCACTGGTGATGGAGATGTAATGATGCGCTTTATGCCAGCTTTATTAACAGTGGAAGGAATGCGATCGGGTCTTACACCCCATAAGGCTGCTGAAAAGGCTTTATGGCAAATTGTTTCCTACTATCCAGATTTTATGGGTGCTATTGTGGCAACATCTATCAATGGAAAATATGGGGCAGCTTGTCATGGCTTGGACAAATTCCCTTATGCAGTGGCTAATCCTGAGTTACAGTCAGTGACTGTGATGTCTGTTCCTTGCATATCTGTGGGTAAATATTTCACTTAA